One Aquarana catesbeiana isolate 2022-GZ linkage group LG06, ASM4218655v1, whole genome shotgun sequence genomic region harbors:
- the LOC141147382 gene encoding taste receptor type 2 member 9-like: MRCIWIVNDVAFWLPDIFESPPYNAVAFLLYFHMYFNYWLLAWLCMYYSIFITNFSHRMFLWIKRNLLAFLNQVLFLTGVGSLAIALLVYMWRCTVFVKNSANGTTIEDVSITYFYKTGAIILGSFLPFTDIAISLVVSLSSLLKHVNNVSQTGFDVQVHVTLIKSIVMFLILSVSYFLIYIINLTAEFKLKDPLQCIVWLLVVLAPTMETMIVIRASPKMRKNFPGWFCARGTGGSSVDLF, from the coding sequence ATGCGCTGCATATGGATTGTTAATGATGTGGCTTTTTGGTTACCAGATATTTTTGAATCACCTCCTTATAATGCCGTAGCTTTTCTTCTTTACTTCCACATGTATTTCAACTACTGGCTGTTGGCCTGGCTCTGCATGTATTATTCCATCTTCATCACCAACTTCAGCCACCGAATGTTTCTCTGGATTAAAAGGAATCTGTTGGCTTTCCTGAATCAGGTGCTCTTCCTGACGGGAGTCGGATCACTGGCCATAGCTCTTCTCGTATACATGTGGAGATGTACGGTATTTGTCAAAAATTCTGCGAATGGAACAACCATTGAAGATGTTTCCATTACTTACTTTTATAAGACCGGTGCCATCATCCTTGGCTCCTTCCTTCCATTTACTGACATTGCCATCTCCCTCGTGGTCTCCTTGTCATCTCTTCTGAAGCACGTCAACAATGTCAGCCAGACTGGTTTTGATGTTCAGGTCCATGTCACCCTCATAAAATCAATAGTCATGTTTCTCATTCTTTCAGTCTCTTACTTCCTTATTTACATCATTAATCTCACGGCAGAATTTAAGCTTAAAGATCCTTTGCAATGTATCGTCTGGTTACTGGTAGTGCTGGCTCCAACGATGGAAACCATGATCGTTATACGGGCCAGTCCCAAAATGAGGAAGAACTTTCCAGGATGGTTCTGTGCCAGGGGGACTGGGGGCAGTTCAGTGGATTTATTTTGA